The stretch of DNA GTTTGGCTCGTTCCGATTTACTTTCACCACCTTCTTGAGCAATAATATTGCTACAGTTTTCTTGTAGTGCTTGAATTACTTGAAGTGGGTGAATACTATCTTTAACAAAGATGCCTAATTTTTGACAAAGTAAGGTGGCTTGTTCTCTAATTTCTGCTTCACTTAAAAAAGTTAAAACTACTCTTTCTTGTTCAGATTCGGCATACTCAATATAACATTCCGTTCCTGTCGCATGACCTTCCGCACTATATAGTAATTGTCGCTCTAAAAGGGCATTAATCAACATCGATTTTCCTGCACTAAAAGCACCAGCAAAAACAATCTCAAATTTAGGCGAAATTGCTTTTTTTAAAGATGCTTCAATTGAGGTAGTATCTTGTTGATGATGTAAGCTTGGTTCTTGTTGAAATAAAGTTAATAAGCTATTAACATTTTCTGATAAGTTCGCACAGTGAGGAGAAGGGTAATTCATATACAAAATAAACAGTTACAGTGATTCTATTGTTAGAATTCCCATTTCCTTAATCAATTATTTCTATTGATTTGAATGACATTAGTAGGGGCGCGAATAGCACTTACCCTAAGATTCGTCAATAGCCCCTGCGTTCGTTAAATATGATGTTCTCATCCCCTACAAAGCATTGCGGAAGATAATTACTGTAGTATCAACTTTTCTGGCAATTTCTTCTGGAATATTACCGCGAACTGCATTTTGTAGTAATCCTTCGCTAGTTGCTCCAATAATAATTAAATCGTATTTTTCCGTAGTTGTAAGGCGAATAATCGTTTCTGAAACAGAATAAGCGCGGATTGGTAAGATAGTTACAGGGAAATTGATTTTATCTCGCAAAGATTCTGCTGTTTTACTTAAGTGCTGAAGCGGTAAATCTGATTGATTAGGAGAATAAATTTGACACAGTTTTATTTTAGGTGTGCGAACTAGACCAGCAAAATTTGCCAAACCAGGTAGGATTTTTAAGGCTTTTTGAGTATTTGCTCCACCGGCAGTGGGAATTAACCATAAACCTGGTCGATCTAATTTATGAGGAAAAGAATAAGGTTTTTGTCCTAATTTGACCAGCATCAAATCGCAAGGAGCTTGTTTAATTAAAGTATCAACTACACTACCAAAAATCTGATCTGGACTAGAAGTACTTCCCTTCCAACCCATTAATAAAAGATTAATTTGTTCTTGTGCGATCGCTTCTAAAATAGCTTCTGCGGTATCGTTAGCAATCCGAATTTGAGTATGAATAGGAATATTATGCTGTTTTCCTGACTGTTCTAAACGAGTCATTAAGGTTCGATTCGTAGTTAAATCTATTTGTGCTTGAGCAGGATAAATATATTTAGGTACAGAAATAACTTGCAGACAATCAATTTCATACTTTTGATATTGTGCGATCGCTATGGCAATTTGTAACAAACTGGAGGCATTTTCAGGATTCGATAAAGGTAATAAAATGCGCCCCCTTCCCATAGCAGGAGAACGAGTGCGATAAGCAACATAGGAAGGTTCTGGTTTAGCAGTTACTTCGCGATCGCCACTGAGTTGTTGTACTTCCGCTTTAATAATGTCACTTTGAGTAATAATCCCGATCAGTTTACTACCCTGAGTTACAGGAAGACGAGATAATTGATAACGATTTAACAGATACAAAACATCTGCTAAAGAAGTAGTAGGATTAGCTGTAATCGGACGTGCTGTCATGATCTCTTTCAAGAGAATTGAATCATTTTTTGTGTTGGCAGTAGCTAAATCCGACTGAGTAATAATTCCTACCAAAGCACCTTCTTCCATCACAGGAAAACCACGGTGAGAAGAACGAGAAATAGCCTTCATAGCTTCTTCAACCGTCAAACTACTAGATAAAGTCTCTACCTGCGACTGCATCACATCAACCGCTTTTAATTTAGCCAAAAAATCATAATTAGGAGCATCTTCTTGAAGTTGAATCCCGCTAGCACTGAGAAGATGTTGATAAATCGAACCTCGATGAAAACTTTCGGCGACAATATAAGCCACCGCAGAAACAATCATCAACGGTAAAACTAGATTAAAATCCGTTGTCATTTCAAAGACAATCACAATTGCTGTGACGGGAACTCTGACTACTGCCGTAAAAAATGCACCCATGCCTGCCAAAGCAAAAGTATGAGCAGATTGACTAGCAATCAAATTAACCTCTACCATCCCAACTAAATAGCCCAAAGCAGAACCCAAAACCAAAGCAGGAGCAAACAATCCCCCAGGTGCGCCACAACTATAAGCCAGAATCGTCAAGAAAAAATGAGCCGAAAAAGCGATCGCGATCGCTTGCCAACTCAATCCTCCAGAAATTAAAAATTCTCGTAAACCAGCATTATCACGAAAAAAAGTAGGTAAAAAAGCAATAATAATCCCAGAAATTAATCCTGCCAATCCCATTCGCAAAGGCATAGGTATTTTTAATTGACGGTTAAGTTTGATGCCGTAGAGAATACCGTGATTAAATAACACTCCCAACAAACCAGCTAAAATTCCCAACACAATATAAAAAGGAATCTCTTGAGCAGCAAAACTACTTTGTTGAGAAGAACGTAACATAGTTGTAGGTATATTCAAGTCTGCCGAACCTAAACTACGAGAAACGACAGCCCCTGTAAAAGAAGCGACGATCGCTGTTTCTAAAGTCAAACCCGAAACATCCCGCATCAACTCTTCAACCACAAATAAAACCCCTGCAATTGGCGTATTAAAACCTGCTGCTAATCCTGCTGCTGCACCTGCTGCAATCATCTGACGGCGATTGGTAGGTGAATTAGGAATCCAACTACTTAACTGGGCTGCTAAAGCTGCGCCAATATGAACCGTCGGCCCGCGACGACCTAAAGTTAAACCAGCACCCAAAACCAAAATAGTTCCAACCGCTTTTACTAAAGCAACTCTCAAATTCAAAGGCATCGGATATCTCGCTAATGCAGCTTTAACCTGGGGAATACCACCTCCTGCTGCTTCTGGTGACAGAATTTCAATCGCCCAACCAGCAAGTGTCCCAAAGATCAAACCAGTTATTGGTAAAGTAATGATTGCACCATATTCATAAGCAGTTTTGATCCGCCATCCTCCTAACCAGCCAATCCCCTGTTTCAGTAACAGAGCAGCTAATCCTGATAAAATACCGATTAAACAAGCTTCAATTAACGCATAGCGGTTATCAATTGAACTGCGCGCCAAAACTCTGGATTTAAACCACTCATCAAGTCGATTCCTCATAATAGGATAGAAACTGTATTGGTTAGCTGATGAATTATGAAAGAACTAGATCGAGAAAAAACAACTACTATTCTCAACGAAATAATGGAATTTGAACTAGCTGGAGTTGTGCGTTACACTCATTATTCCTTGATGGTTACTGGACCGAATCGTATTCCTATTGTGCAATTCTTTCAAGCACAAGCTAATGAATCTTTAACTCATGCTCAACAAGTAGGAGAAATTCTGACTGGTTTAGAAGGGCATCCTAGTCTCAAAATCGCTCCGATTGAAGAAAGCTATGAACACAACCTTCATGCAATTTTATCGGAAAGTCTCAATCATGAAAAAAAAGCTTTGGAACTATATAAGAAGTTACTCAGTGTGGTTGAAGATGCAAGTGTTTATCTTGAAGAGTTTACCCGTAGTATGATTGGACAAGAAGAATTACACAA from Stanieria cyanosphaera PCC 7437 encodes:
- a CDS encoding chloride channel protein; protein product: MRNRLDEWFKSRVLARSSIDNRYALIEACLIGILSGLAALLLKQGIGWLGGWRIKTAYEYGAIITLPITGLIFGTLAGWAIEILSPEAAGGGIPQVKAALARYPMPLNLRVALVKAVGTILVLGAGLTLGRRGPTVHIGAALAAQLSSWIPNSPTNRRQMIAAGAAAGLAAGFNTPIAGVLFVVEELMRDVSGLTLETAIVASFTGAVVSRSLGSADLNIPTTMLRSSQQSSFAAQEIPFYIVLGILAGLLGVLFNHGILYGIKLNRQLKIPMPLRMGLAGLISGIIIAFLPTFFRDNAGLREFLISGGLSWQAIAIAFSAHFFLTILAYSCGAPGGLFAPALVLGSALGYLVGMVEVNLIASQSAHTFALAGMGAFFTAVVRVPVTAIVIVFEMTTDFNLVLPLMIVSAVAYIVAESFHRGSIYQHLLSASGIQLQEDAPNYDFLAKLKAVDVMQSQVETLSSSLTVEEAMKAISRSSHRGFPVMEEGALVGIITQSDLATANTKNDSILLKEIMTARPITANPTTSLADVLYLLNRYQLSRLPVTQGSKLIGIITQSDIIKAEVQQLSGDREVTAKPEPSYVAYRTRSPAMGRGRILLPLSNPENASSLLQIAIAIAQYQKYEIDCLQVISVPKYIYPAQAQIDLTTNRTLMTRLEQSGKQHNIPIHTQIRIANDTAEAILEAIAQEQINLLLMGWKGSTSSPDQIFGSVVDTLIKQAPCDLMLVKLGQKPYSFPHKLDRPGLWLIPTAGGANTQKALKILPGLANFAGLVRTPKIKLCQIYSPNQSDLPLQHLSKTAESLRDKINFPVTILPIRAYSVSETIIRLTTTEKYDLIIIGATSEGLLQNAVRGNIPEEIARKVDTTVIIFRNAL
- a CDS encoding ferritin-like domain-containing protein, encoding MKELDREKTTTILNEIMEFELAGVVRYTHYSLMVTGPNRIPIVQFFQAQANESLTHAQQVGEILTGLEGHPSLKIAPIEESYEHNLHAILSESLNHEKKALELYKKLLSVVEDASVYLEEFTRSMIGQEELHNIEIRKMLRDFV